A DNA window from Chryseobacterium sp. MEBOG06 contains the following coding sequences:
- a CDS encoding lycopene cyclase domain-containing protein, whose amino-acid sequence MIPYTYLLINFFTVIICFIASFDRRIRFNQYFGTFLLSSTIVAIPFIIWDIWFTKMGVWWFDVKYTLGFKVIGLPVEEWLFFYCIPFACVFTYYCVDKFYTMKWAHAFNNLIIFTWVIFLGVAGLLYYDRIYTLLTVIVTVFTLCYLHFIVKSEWIGQATFIYLILIPGFFAVNGILTGSVIPSPVVNYNPEDFIGVRMFTIPVEDSVYGYSQFLLNIYFFKILKKYINDEK is encoded by the coding sequence ATGATACCTTACACCTATCTTCTCATTAATTTTTTTACTGTTATCATCTGTTTTATAGCTTCTTTTGACAGGAGAATCCGGTTTAACCAATATTTTGGCACTTTTTTGTTGTCCAGCACCATTGTGGCTATACCATTTATTATTTGGGATATTTGGTTTACCAAAATGGGAGTGTGGTGGTTTGATGTTAAATATACGTTGGGCTTTAAAGTAATAGGGCTTCCTGTTGAAGAATGGCTGTTCTTTTATTGTATTCCATTTGCCTGTGTTTTTACTTATTATTGCGTGGACAAATTTTATACTATGAAATGGGCTCATGCATTCAATAATCTTATTATATTCACATGGGTTATTTTTCTGGGGGTTGCGGGCCTTTTGTATTATGATAGGATTTATACTTTACTGACTGTTATTGTTACTGTTTTTACACTTTGTTATTTACATTTTATTGTTAAAAGTGAATGGATAGGTCAGGCTACTTTTATTTATTTGATTTTGATACCCGGATTTTTTGCCGTAAATGGAATACTTACAGGTTCAGTAATCCCGTCACCGGTAGTGAATTATAACCCTGAAGATTTTATTGGGGTAAGAATGTTCACTATTCCGGTAGAAGATTCCGTTTATGGATACAGCCAATTCTTATTAAATATTTACTTCTTTAAAATTTTAAAAAAGTATATTAACGATGAGAAATAA
- a CDS encoding XRE family transcriptional regulator, with amino-acid sequence MSIFSENIRYLRGKLGASQQSVADSIHITRGRYAKYEDDVNSPSPEMLVKISRYYKVSIDLLLTINLNKYSIDHILNLPDNRIVLPIKVSNEGENKIEIIPHTGQMGYLSGYSDPEYIESLQYMSLPFLRNGKYRAFPVEGDSMPPYNDGTYIIGKYIESKDHLKKGKSYMFITREGIVYKRFGKQNSSGMSVSSDNTFYEPYEIEWNEIIEIWEFAGSVNTKELEIPNNDFQVLKNMFGILQNELEIIKTDLSLKNGK; translated from the coding sequence ATGTCAATTTTTTCAGAAAACATAAGGTATTTAAGAGGTAAGCTTGGGGCCTCCCAGCAAAGTGTTGCAGACAGCATCCATATTACCAGGGGCAGATATGCAAAATATGAAGATGACGTTAATAGTCCCTCTCCTGAAATGCTTGTTAAGATCTCAAGATATTATAAAGTGAGTATTGATCTGCTACTGACTATTAATCTTAATAAATATTCAATAGATCATATTTTAAATCTTCCGGATAACAGGATTGTTCTGCCAATAAAAGTAAGCAATGAGGGAGAAAATAAAATTGAGATCATTCCCCATACGGGCCAAATGGGATATCTTTCGGGATATAGCGATCCGGAATACATAGAAAGTCTCCAGTATATGTCTTTACCGTTTTTAAGAAATGGAAAATACAGAGCTTTTCCTGTTGAGGGTGATTCAATGCCTCCCTATAATGACGGAACTTATATCATTGGAAAGTATATTGAAAGCAAAGACCATCTCAAAAAAGGCAAAAGCTATATGTTCATTACCCGAGAAGGGATTGTATATAAAAGGTTTGGAAAACAAAACAGCTCAGGAATGTCTGTCAGTTCAGATAATACATTTTATGAGCCTTATGAAATTGAGTGGAATGAAATAATTGAAATATGGGAATTTGCCGGAAGTGTTAATACAAAAGAACTGGAAATACCTAATAATGATTTTCAGGTATTAAAAAATATGTTCGGAATCTTACAGAATGAATTAGAAATTATAAAAACTGATCTATCTTTGAAAAATGGAAAATGA
- a CDS encoding SRPBCC family protein, translated as MAYQLHREQQLNCDKETAWKFFSSPHNLSKITPETMNFIVMSDFGSKAIYEGMEINYKVSPLLGIPIHWKTKIIQVDDHKSFTDFQEAGPYKYWNHHHEFVPNEEGILMKDTIDYELPLGILGRIAHNLFVRKKLNDIFDFRYQFLENFFNEK; from the coding sequence ATGGCTTATCAATTACATAGAGAACAGCAGTTAAATTGTGATAAAGAAACTGCATGGAAATTCTTTTCCTCCCCTCATAATTTATCAAAAATAACACCTGAAACGATGAATTTTATTGTGATGTCGGACTTCGGGAGTAAGGCTATTTATGAAGGAATGGAAATCAATTATAAGGTCTCTCCTTTATTGGGTATTCCCATACATTGGAAAACAAAAATTATTCAGGTGGACGATCATAAGAGCTTTACCGATTTTCAGGAAGCGGGGCCCTATAAATATTGGAATCATCATCATGAATTTGTTCCAAATGAAGAAGGTATTCTGATGAAAGATACCATAGATTACGAATTGCCTCTGGGAATTTTAGGAAGAATTGCCCATAATCTGTTTGTGAGAAAAAAACTGAATGACATATTTGATTTCAGATATCAATTTCTGGAGAATTTTTTTAATGAAAAATAG
- a CDS encoding PAS domain-containing sensor histidine kinase gives MESIKILYNTIETAIDGIIIIDRRGRIESLNPSVLKIFGYVEEDLLGENISILMSEPDKSRYENHLIYCQHTEKRICLEKEREVRGLKKDGSRFYFRFAVTEIQLQSRIIYTSFIHDLSKEKEAEEYLKKYTSELEEIVESRTQHLEQMLFTLEKSKEETSISLEKEKDLNRMKSRFVSMASHEFRTPLSSMQLSVVLIEKYLQISDSDQILKHLHKIRNTITCLNAILNDFLSLEKLDIGILKPYNESFDIVQFSKELTEEMQLTTKENQIIIYQHTGAYSKIHIDKNLLRNCLLNLVTNAIKYSGEHTLIDFSTEINEEEYSFTIKDNGLGIPLEDHSFIFQPFFRAHNIGDISGTGLGLNIVLRYVDLLKGEIHFESEPGVGTRFTLLFKNNNSNNTL, from the coding sequence ATGGAAAGCATAAAAATTTTATATAATACTATAGAAACGGCTATTGATGGCATCATTATTATTGACCGAAGGGGTAGGATAGAAAGCCTGAATCCTTCTGTTTTGAAAATATTCGGTTATGTAGAGGAAGATCTCTTAGGTGAAAATATTTCGATCTTGATGTCGGAACCTGATAAAAGCAGGTATGAGAATCATTTAATTTATTGCCAACATACAGAAAAACGAATATGTTTAGAGAAGGAAAGAGAGGTCAGGGGATTAAAAAAAGATGGCAGTCGGTTTTACTTCAGATTTGCAGTGACCGAAATACAGTTGCAGAGCAGAATTATTTATACCAGTTTTATCCATGATCTTTCAAAAGAAAAAGAAGCGGAAGAATATCTTAAAAAATATACCAGTGAGCTTGAGGAGATAGTCGAAAGCCGAACACAACATCTAGAGCAAATGCTTTTTACATTAGAAAAGTCAAAAGAAGAAACCAGCATATCTCTTGAAAAAGAAAAAGACCTCAATCGAATGAAAAGCCGTTTTGTATCAATGGCATCACATGAGTTTCGGACTCCCTTAAGCTCCATGCAATTATCAGTTGTATTAATAGAAAAATATCTCCAAATTTCAGATAGTGATCAGATATTAAAACATCTTCATAAAATAAGAAATACAATTACCTGTCTCAATGCTATACTTAATGATTTTCTTTCTTTAGAAAAACTAGATATAGGAATTCTAAAACCTTATAATGAATCATTTGATATTGTTCAGTTTTCTAAGGAACTCACTGAAGAAATGCAGCTTACTACTAAAGAAAATCAAATCATTATTTACCAGCATACAGGGGCATACAGCAAAATACATATAGACAAAAACCTGTTAAGAAATTGTTTGCTGAACTTAGTTACTAATGCTATAAAATATTCGGGAGAACATACGCTGATAGATTTTTCTACGGAAATAAATGAAGAGGAATATAGTTTCACCATAAAAGATAATGGATTGGGAATACCTCTAGAGGATCATTCTTTTATCTTTCAGCCATTTTTTAGGGCGCATAATATAGGTGATATTTCAGGAACAGGCTTGGGACTTAACATCGTACTCAGGTATGTAGATCTACTGAAAGGTGAGATTCACTTTGAAAGTGAACCAGGAGTTGGGACCAGGTTTACACTGTTATTTAAAAATAATAATAGCAATAATACTTTATAA
- the dinB gene encoding DNA polymerase IV encodes MKRNIVHMDLDTFFVSCERLKNSELEGRPVIIGGGDRGVVASCSYEARYFGVRSAMPIRMALRLCPEAKVIKGDMEMYSNMSHMVTDIIQEKVPLLEKASIDEFYLDLSGMDKFFGCYKWTTEIASYVTKNTGLPISFALSTNKTVSKIGTGEAKPVGRLEIKDLEVKPFLNPLSIKKIPMVGDKTFQLLSRIGIRTIHTLSEMPVLVLQQMIGVNGKELWKKANGIDENPVVPYSERKSISTERTFINDTMDILELKRLISGMTEQLAYQLRQEKWLTSTVVVKIRYANFDTETRQCKISYTSADHTLSKVALELFNKLYTRRMRLRLVGLRFTGLVHGNHQMNLFEDTEEQMNLYQTIDYLKNRFGTGALGRASGFDFEK; translated from the coding sequence ATGAAACGGAATATTGTACATATGGACTTAGATACTTTCTTTGTTTCCTGTGAAAGACTGAAAAATTCAGAGCTAGAGGGAAGGCCGGTCATCATAGGAGGCGGAGACAGGGGAGTTGTTGCTTCCTGTTCATATGAAGCAAGATATTTTGGAGTAAGAAGTGCAATGCCAATACGCATGGCTTTAAGGCTTTGTCCTGAGGCTAAAGTGATTAAAGGAGATATGGAAATGTATTCTAATATGTCACATATGGTTACTGATATCATTCAGGAAAAAGTCCCCTTATTGGAGAAAGCCAGTATTGATGAATTTTATCTTGATTTATCAGGAATGGATAAATTCTTTGGATGCTATAAGTGGACTACCGAAATAGCCAGTTATGTGACCAAAAATACAGGATTGCCCATCAGCTTTGCATTATCAACCAATAAAACGGTTTCTAAAATAGGAACAGGGGAGGCGAAACCTGTTGGCAGATTGGAAATTAAAGATTTGGAAGTCAAACCCTTTTTAAATCCATTGTCCATTAAAAAGATTCCGATGGTGGGGGATAAGACCTTTCAGCTTCTGTCAAGAATTGGAATCCGTACTATTCATACTTTATCTGAGATGCCTGTTTTAGTCTTACAGCAGATGATTGGAGTGAACGGAAAGGAGCTTTGGAAAAAAGCAAACGGGATTGATGAAAATCCTGTAGTTCCTTATTCCGAAAGAAAATCGATTTCTACAGAAAGAACCTTTATTAATGATACAATGGACATTCTGGAGTTGAAAAGACTGATATCAGGAATGACCGAACAGTTAGCCTATCAGCTAAGACAGGAAAAATGGCTGACTTCAACGGTAGTAGTTAAAATCCGTTACGCCAATTTCGATACAGAAACCAGACAATGCAAAATTTCTTACACTTCTGCGGATCACACGCTGTCAAAAGTGGCTTTGGAACTATTTAATAAGTTGTATACAAGAAGAATGAGACTCCGTTTGGTAGGATTACGTTTTACAGGATTGGTACATGGGAATCATCAGATGAACCTTTTTGAAGATACCGAAGAACAGATGAACTTATATCAGACTATAGATTATTTGAAGAACCGCTTCGGTACAGGAGCGCTAGGCAGAGCTTCAGGTTTTGATTTTGAGAAATAA
- a CDS encoding phytoene/squalene synthase family protein, whose protein sequence is MKKLFDELSYEVSKKTTQKYSTSFSLGILALKPSIRSAIYAIYGYVRLADEIVDSFHEYDKEKLLLRLKSETNHAIDEGISLNPILQSFQETVRNYRIERTLIDQFLYSMEMDLHKINYDSELYSQYIYGSAEVVGLMCLQVFTEGSKEKFEELKPFAMKLGSAFQKVNFLRDLKDDYQILGRSYFPSVDMYVFDNSVKNEIEKEIEYEFKEALTGIKKLPNSSMFGVYLAYRYYLSLFEKIKKTSSQKILQDRIRIANSQKIFLALKSYIRYKSAYL, encoded by the coding sequence ATGAAAAAATTGTTTGATGAATTGTCTTACGAAGTGAGCAAAAAGACTACCCAAAAATACAGTACCAGTTTTTCATTAGGAATATTGGCTTTAAAACCCTCTATAAGATCAGCTATTTATGCTATTTACGGATATGTACGTCTTGCTGATGAAATTGTTGACAGTTTTCATGAGTATGACAAGGAGAAACTGCTTTTGAGATTGAAATCGGAAACAAACCATGCGATTGACGAGGGAATATCCCTTAATCCTATTTTGCAGTCTTTTCAGGAAACGGTGAGGAATTACCGGATTGAAAGAACTCTTATTGATCAGTTTTTATACAGCATGGAGATGGATCTGCATAAAATTAATTATGATTCGGAATTATACAGCCAATACATTTACGGGTCTGCTGAGGTCGTTGGACTGATGTGCTTACAGGTATTTACAGAAGGAAGTAAAGAAAAATTTGAAGAGCTGAAACCTTTTGCTATGAAGCTGGGATCAGCATTTCAAAAAGTAAATTTTTTACGAGATCTGAAAGATGATTATCAGATATTAGGACGCAGCTATTTTCCCTCAGTAGATATGTATGTCTTTGATAACTCTGTGAAAAATGAAATTGAAAAAGAAATTGAATACGAATTTAAAGAAGCATTGACAGGAATCAAAAAATTACCCAATTCTTCAATGTTTGGGGTATATTTAGCATATAGGTATTACTTGTCATTATTTGAAAAGATAAAGAAAACGAGCTCTCAGAAAATTTTGCAGGATAGAATAAGAATAGCAAATTCTCAAAAAATATTTCTGGCATTAAAAAGCTACATCCGGTATAAGTCAGCCTATCTATAA
- a CDS encoding sterol desaturase family protein, with protein sequence MNFLIVLSVFILMEGATWIIHRYVMHGFLWILHRDHHDHSNDGPLERNDWFFIIFATPAIALLYVGVRQEFSSLFFIGLGISLYGMAYFFVHDIFIHQRAEIFKKTRNPYLLAIRRAHKQHHKHLGKKDGECFGFLWVPVQYFKMYFNKK encoded by the coding sequence ATGAATTTTTTAATCGTTTTATCAGTCTTTATTTTAATGGAAGGGGCTACCTGGATTATTCACCGGTATGTTATGCATGGTTTTCTGTGGATATTACACCGGGATCATCATGATCATAGTAATGATGGTCCGCTTGAAAGAAATGATTGGTTTTTTATAATCTTTGCTACCCCTGCTATAGCCCTATTGTATGTAGGAGTAAGGCAGGAATTCAGTTCTCTGTTTTTTATAGGTCTTGGAATCAGTCTCTATGGAATGGCTTATTTCTTTGTACATGATATCTTCATTCATCAAAGAGCTGAAATTTTCAAAAAAACTCGAAATCCATACCTTCTTGCAATAAGACGTGCCCACAAACAACATCATAAGCATCTCGGAAAAAAAGATGGAGAATGTTTTGGATTTCTTTGGGTTCCTGTTCAATATTTTAAAATGTATTTTAATAAAAAATGA
- a CDS encoding transposase, producing the protein MENIKTIHIGSFIQKRVSESNIRITRICNFFDCGEKEINQMYMSPALNSDYLLKWCKLLDYDFFRLYSQHLILYSPPAPFKHPYVSKVKKSALPQFRKSIYTKEIIYFILKLIETNKKTKSQIIDDYKIPKTTLYKWIAKYKNSEDS; encoded by the coding sequence ATGGAAAATATAAAAACCATTCATATAGGCTCATTCATTCAAAAAAGAGTCAGCGAAAGTAATATAAGAATAACCCGAATATGCAATTTTTTTGATTGTGGTGAAAAAGAAATTAACCAAATGTATATGAGTCCTGCCTTAAACAGTGATTATTTATTAAAATGGTGTAAACTTCTTGACTATGATTTTTTTCGTTTATATTCTCAGCATCTTATTCTCTATTCACCACCAGCCCCATTTAAGCATCCTTACGTTTCTAAAGTTAAAAAATCAGCTCTGCCCCAGTTTAGAAAAAGTATATACACTAAAGAAATAATCTATTTTATCCTCAAGCTTATTGAGACTAACAAAAAAACTAAAAGTCAAATTATAGATGATTATAAAATTCCAAAAACAACACTTTATAAATGGATCGCCAAATATAAAAATTCAGAAGACTCATAA
- a CDS encoding phytoene desaturase family protein codes for MKAKKSTKRIAVIGSGFSGMSAAAYAAKAGNEVHVFEQHSEPGGRARQFRTEQGYIFDMGPSWYWMPDIIDDFFKDFGFQTSDFFELISLNPQFEMIFSDEKISIPEKNEDIRNLFEQIEKGASIQYDKFMQSAQFKYEIGMKEFVTKPCDSWFEFFSLKIAGSAFKLDLLSNFRKYVSGYFSNPKLKCLMEFPVIFLGASPENIPALYSLMNYGGYVLGTKYPMGGFHQLVLAMQKVAEKQGVTFHFNQAVQKINTENGKVTSLNINGENYKFDAVIASSDYHHTETLLPESVRNYNSKYWDTRVLAPSCLIYYLGIKEKIPNLKHHTLFFENELEDHIDCIYKNKKWPDKPLFYCCCPSKTDPHVAPENGENLFLLMPLAPGIHDNEEIREQYLDEMLLRVEKHTGAKNLCSKLEYKRSYCVSDFIADYNAYKGNAYGLANTLGQTAVLKPKIRNNKIKNLFYTGQLTVPGPGVPPSIISGKIVAKEVNNLKLKEYEKIV; via the coding sequence ATGAAAGCAAAAAAATCAACGAAGAGAATTGCAGTGATAGGTTCAGGATTCTCCGGCATGTCAGCAGCGGCTTATGCAGCAAAGGCGGGTAATGAGGTGCATGTTTTTGAACAGCATTCTGAACCCGGCGGGCGGGCACGGCAGTTTAGAACTGAACAAGGTTATATTTTTGATATGGGACCAAGCTGGTATTGGATGCCGGATATTATTGATGACTTTTTTAAAGATTTTGGATTTCAGACAAGTGATTTTTTCGAACTTATTTCGTTAAATCCCCAATTCGAAATGATCTTTTCTGATGAGAAAATATCAATTCCTGAAAAAAATGAAGATATACGTAATTTATTTGAACAAATAGAAAAAGGAGCATCCATACAATATGATAAGTTTATGCAGTCTGCCCAATTTAAATATGAAATAGGAATGAAAGAATTTGTTACCAAACCTTGTGACAGCTGGTTTGAGTTTTTTTCTTTAAAAATTGCAGGAAGTGCATTTAAACTTGATCTGTTGAGTAATTTCAGAAAATATGTTTCCGGCTATTTCTCTAATCCTAAATTGAAATGTCTTATGGAATTTCCGGTCATATTTCTTGGTGCTTCTCCTGAAAATATTCCGGCGCTTTATAGTCTGATGAACTATGGGGGGTATGTATTAGGGACCAAATATCCAATGGGAGGCTTCCATCAGTTGGTATTGGCAATGCAAAAGGTTGCCGAAAAACAAGGGGTAACGTTTCATTTCAATCAGGCAGTTCAGAAAATCAATACAGAGAATGGAAAAGTAACATCACTGAATATTAATGGTGAAAATTATAAATTTGATGCTGTCATTGCTTCGTCAGACTATCATCATACTGAAACCCTGCTTCCGGAATCCGTCAGAAATTATAACAGTAAATACTGGGATACCAGAGTATTGGCGCCTTCCTGCCTGATTTATTATTTAGGAATAAAAGAAAAGATTCCCAACTTAAAGCATCACACCTTATTTTTTGAAAATGAATTGGAAGATCATATAGACTGTATCTACAAAAATAAGAAATGGCCTGATAAACCTCTTTTTTACTGCTGCTGTCCTTCTAAAACAGATCCCCATGTTGCTCCTGAAAATGGTGAAAATTTATTTCTATTGATGCCACTCGCTCCAGGAATACATGATAATGAAGAGATCAGGGAACAGTATCTTGATGAAATGCTCCTCAGGGTTGAAAAACATACGGGGGCAAAAAACCTCTGTTCAAAATTAGAATATAAAAGGAGTTACTGTGTAAGTGATTTTATTGCTGATTACAATGCTTATAAAGGTAATGCTTATGGGCTTGCCAATACATTGGGACAAACAGCGGTATTGAAACCCAAGATCAGAAATAACAAGATTAAGAATTTATTTTATACAGGACAGTTAACCGTTCCCGGACCCGGAGTTCCACCTTCAATTATTTCCGGAAAAATAGTAGCTAAAGAAGTCAATAACCTGAAATTAAAAGAATATGAAAAAATTGTTTGA
- a CDS encoding response regulator yields the protein MKKNCILIIEDNEDFRENTLEILELADYEVFQAANGKQGIEMAIKHMPDVILCDIMMPELDGYGVLYLLSKREDTALIPFIFITAKTTRTDIRKGIEMGADDYLTKPFDDIELLSAIESRIKKKNRQKSLYSSNLSKITNLFQDSHGLDELKKSFNHRKIKLLKKKQVVYFEGDTANAIYLILSGSVKTVKNTDDGKELMTGVYNPEDYFGITSIFSGKEYKETAEALEDTTLCSVPKDVLDTLVYKYPDIAEKFIAILAKNVVDHNEQLLQMAYYSVRKRMAEVLLKLHTVQSDTQVGFEISRENLASMSGMASETVSRILSDFKAEMLIDRNAGTIKILDILRLQKLKN from the coding sequence ATGAAAAAAAACTGCATATTAATCATTGAAGATAACGAAGATTTTCGTGAGAATACTTTGGAAATTCTTGAGCTTGCCGATTATGAAGTATTTCAGGCTGCTAATGGAAAACAAGGAATAGAAATGGCTATTAAACATATGCCTGATGTTATTTTATGCGATATTATGATGCCGGAACTTGATGGATATGGAGTATTGTATCTTTTGAGTAAAAGAGAAGACACGGCATTAATACCTTTTATATTTATTACCGCAAAAACCACCAGAACAGACATCAGAAAAGGTATAGAAATGGGGGCAGACGATTATCTTACAAAACCGTTTGATGATATTGAACTTCTGAGCGCTATAGAAAGCAGAATAAAAAAGAAGAATCGTCAGAAAAGTCTCTACAGCTCTAATCTCAGTAAGATAACAAATTTGTTTCAAGATTCACATGGTCTCGATGAATTAAAAAAATCGTTTAATCATCGGAAAATTAAATTACTTAAAAAAAAACAAGTCGTTTATTTTGAAGGTGATACAGCAAATGCTATTTATTTAATTCTATCAGGTTCAGTAAAAACTGTAAAAAATACAGATGACGGTAAAGAGCTTATGACAGGAGTTTATAATCCAGAAGATTATTTTGGAATTACCTCTATTTTCTCTGGAAAAGAATATAAGGAAACTGCGGAAGCATTAGAAGATACAACATTATGTTCTGTTCCAAAGGACGTTTTAGATACGTTGGTTTATAAATATCCGGACATCGCAGAAAAATTTATTGCAATTTTAGCAAAGAATGTTGTTGATCATAACGAACAGTTATTGCAGATGGCCTACTATTCTGTAAGAAAAAGAATGGCAGAAGTGCTGCTTAAACTACATACTGTTCAATCTGATACACAGGTAGGGTTTGAGATTTCCCGGGAAAATCTTGCTTCTATGTCTGGCATGGCCAGTGAAACGGTTAGCAGAATTCTCAGTGATTTTAAAGCAGAAATGCTTATTGATAGAAATGCTGGAACGATTAAAATACTTGATATTTTACGTCTTCAAAAACTTAAGAACTAG
- a CDS encoding helix-turn-helix domain-containing protein encodes MKRSRLTKKQHFIVPDYKRIFKDIILFNYPEKEEECKNMLNKEELSTLDIIYLNQKIFGNENKNTQKLNQSLRSYNKKDIIEILEYQKKNKLNNSELASHFKMSKNTISKWKTLHFMI; translated from the coding sequence ATGAAAAGAAGCCGACTCACTAAAAAACAACATTTTATAGTTCCGGATTATAAGAGAATTTTCAAAGATATTATACTCTTCAACTACCCTGAAAAAGAAGAAGAATGTAAAAATATGCTTAATAAGGAGGAATTATCCACTCTTGATATTATCTATCTTAATCAAAAAATATTTGGTAATGAAAATAAAAACACACAAAAACTTAATCAATCCCTCCGTTCATACAACAAAAAAGATATTATAGAAATTTTAGAATATCAGAAAAAAAATAAGTTAAATAACTCTGAACTGGCAAGTCATTTTAAAATGAGCAAAAATACCATCTCTAAGTGGAAAACACTTCACTTTATGATTTAA